From [Clostridium] symbiosum, a single genomic window includes:
- a CDS encoding cytidylate kinase-like family protein: MKKIVISIGREFGSGGRRIGELLAKELEIPCYDRHLIEEAACCSGIETKELEDADEMKANRFLFKVPAKANPFTGYGKPMNDTLFAIQSGLIKKYADKGSCVIVGRCADKVLEDCDGLISVFIYAPLQSRVQEVGKRYETDEEEALYLVRQADKIRRNYYNYYTKKKWGDRSSYDLMIDSSHFSEREVAAMIRALVEERKAAWEEEKFSSPEK; encoded by the coding sequence CATAGGGAGGGAATTCGGCAGCGGCGGAAGACGGATCGGGGAGCTGCTGGCGAAAGAACTGGAGATTCCGTGCTATGACAGACATTTAATAGAGGAGGCGGCCTGCTGCAGCGGAATTGAGACAAAGGAGCTGGAGGACGCCGACGAGATGAAGGCAAACCGCTTTCTGTTCAAGGTGCCTGCCAAGGCCAATCCGTTTACGGGTTATGGAAAACCGATGAATGACACACTCTTTGCGATACAGTCCGGGCTGATTAAAAAATATGCAGACAAAGGCTCCTGCGTCATTGTGGGCCGTTGTGCGGATAAGGTGCTGGAGGATTGTGACGGGCTGATATCCGTATTTATTTACGCTCCGCTCCAATCGCGCGTTCAGGAAGTCGGAAAACGCTATGAGACCGATGAAGAGGAGGCCCTCTATCTGGTCCGTCAGGCGGATAAAATCAGACGGAATTATTACAACTATTATACAAAGAAGAAATGGGGAGACAGGAGCAGCTACGATCTGATGATCGACAGCAGCCATTTCTCGGAACGGGAAGTAGCGGCCATGATCCGGGCCCTGGTAGAGGAAAGAAAAGCCGCCTGGGAGGAAGAAAAATTTTCTTCACCAGAGAAATAA